The following proteins come from a genomic window of Nitrososphaerota archaeon:
- a CDS encoding L-threonylcarbamoyladenylate synthase, translating into MKHKIIKIRNTIDNDTIEKVKNVLENDGLVIYPTDTLYALGANALSKEAIKKVFEIKGRDYNKPISIALKNLEEAKKYFIFNEIAEKIAKKFLPGPLTIILPSYALPKELSPTQKFSFRIPDNEIALKILNSINFPLTATSANISGGENPINAEISIKQIGKYVDLILDCGKCKYSKPSTVIDLSNGKIALVREGVISVECLYSALRTNC; encoded by the coding sequence ATGAAGCATAAAATTATAAAAATAAGAAATACTATAGATAACGATACTATAGAGAAAGTTAAAAATGTATTAGAAAATGATGGTCTTGTAATTTATCCAACGGATACTTTATATGCTTTAGGTGCAAATGCTTTAAGTAAAGAAGCTATAAAGAAAGTTTTTGAAATTAAAGGTAGAGATTATAATAAACCAATATCAATAGCTTTGAAAAATTTAGAAGAAGCAAAAAAATATTTTATATTTAATGAAATTGCTGAAAAAATTGCAAAAAAGTTTCTACCAGGACCTTTAACAATAATTCTACCATCTTATGCTTTACCTAAAGAACTTTCACCTACACAAAAATTTAGTTTTAGAATACCTGATAATGAGATCGCTTTAAAAATTTTGAATAGCATAAACTTTCCACTTACTGCAACTTCAGCTAATATTTCAGGAGGTGAAAATCCCATTAATGCTGAAATTTCAATAAAACAAATTGGAAAATATGTAGACTTGATTTTAGATTGTGGAAAATGTAAATATAGCAAACCTTCAACAGTTATAGATTTGAGTAATGGTAAAATAGCTCTTGTAAGAGAAGGCGTTATTTCTGTAGAATGCCTTTATTCAGCTTTAAGAACTAATTGTTAA